From the Pseudomonas sp. Teo4 genome, the window GCTGTTCGTCGACTTCACAACGGGCAACGTGTTGCAGGTGTCAGGGCGTACCGAAGTGATCCTGGAAAGCCCCTTGATCAGCGCCTTTGAAGGTGCCGAGCGCATCTGGAGCCTGGATGTGACGCAAGTGGTGCTGCGGCCGGCGGCGTTGTCGCTGCGTTGGGCATTCCAGGAATACGCGCCCACCAGCCTCGCGACCGGCACCTGGACCGAAGCCGAGCAGCGCCTGCAGCAGCGTGAGCGCCAACGGCAGTGGCTAAGTTGGCGCGTGGTGCGGCTGGAGCAGGAAAGCCGCGACATCCGCTCGTTCTACCTGGCGCCAGACCAACCCGTGACATTCGCACCCGGGCAGCATGTTCCCGTGCGTATCCCACAGGGGGACGCTGCGCCGCTTGTTCGCACCTACAGCTTGTCTTGCGCACCGTCGGACGGCTTCTTGCGCATCAGTGTCAAAGCCCAGGGGCCGGCATCTGCCTATCTGCATGAGCGAATCGCCTTGGGCGACCTGCTTGAAGTGCGCCTGCCAATGGGCAACTTCACCCTCGACAGTACAAGCTCGCGGCCCCTTGTATTGATTGCGGCAGGCGTTGGCATCACCCCGTTGATCGCGATGTTGCGCGAGCAACTGGCCAAGCCTCAGGCACGGCGTATCTACCTGTTCCACGGCGCCCGCAGCCTGGCCGACCTGCCGTTCCAGCAAGAGCTCGCTGCGCTGCGCCTGCAGGCAGGTGACCTGTTGAGCGTGCACCGTTCCCTGAGCCAGCCAGAGGCCGACGCCGTGCCAGGGCGCGACTATGAACATGCGGGCCGCCTTGGCATCGAGCAGATCAAGGCGACCCTGGCGATGGACGACTATGACTTCTACCTGTGCGGCCCTGCCAGTTTCACCCAGGACATGTACGAGGGGCTGCGCACGGTGAATGTGCCGGATGGCCGTATCCATGCCGAAGCCTTCGGTCCCTCGACCTTGCGGCGCCACACCGATGGCGACCAACCGGCCCTGCAGCAGCCGCCAGCGGCCAGTGAACCGGTGCCAGTGTATTTTTCAGCGTCGGCCAAGGAGGCGCGCTGGACGCCGGGTTCCGGCACCTTGCTGGAGCTTGCTGAAGCACGAGGGTTGTCACCTGATTTCAGCTGTCGGGGCGGTTCATGCGGAACCTGCAAGACCCGACTGGTGAGCGGCCAGGTGCATTACCCGAACCCGCCGGCCGAGTTACCGGAAAGCGGTACGGTACTGATCTGCTGTGCAGTCCCGGCCAAAGCTGAGGAAAGGGGGCTGGTGCTGGAGCTTTGAGGGGCTTGTGTGGCCTGTACCGGCCTCATCGCTGCGGTTCGTCGCCACGACAAGCCAGCTCCTACAATGACCGCGCCGATCTTGAGATCACTGCAAAACCTGTGGGAGCCGGCTTGCCGGCGATTAGGCCGGTGCAGACAATACAAAACCAACGATACTCAGGAGCCGGCATGGATCAGATCCACCTGATGAAGGTGTTCGTGGCTGTTGGCGAGCTGGAAAGCTTTGCCGCCGCCGCCCGCCATCTGGACATCTCACCAGCGGCAGTCACCCGCGCCGTCAGTGGGCTGGAAGAGCAGCTCGGGGTAAAGCTGCTGCAGCGCACCACCCGTAGCGTTCGCCTTACCGAAGCCGGCAGCCGCTACCTGGAAGACACCCGAAACATTCTGGCGAGCATCCACGAGGCCAACGAAGCGGCAGCCGGTATCAACGCCACGCCCAAAGGCGACCTGGCCGTGACTGCGCCGATTCTGTTCGGCAAGAAGTTCGTCATGCCGTGCATCGTGCGCTACCTGCAGCAGTATCCCGAGGTGGACGTGTCCGCCTACTTCCTCGACCGCATCGTGAACATGGTGGAGGAGGGCATGGATGTGGCGGTGCGTATCGGGCCCTTGCCCGACTCCGGCCTCAAGGCCCTGCGCGTCGGCCAGGTGCGGCGGATGCTGTGCGCGTCCCCCGAGTACCTGGCCCGCCATGGCCTGCCCCGGCACCCGTCGGACCTGCTGGAGCATGCTGTGATCGCCACCACCAATCTCTCCCCACGAGCCGGCTGGCGTTTCGGCCTGACCGACGAGCCGACCCTGGTGCGGATGAAGCCGCGTCTGACGGTGACCAGCAATGATGGCGCGATTGCTGCGGCCGTTGGCGGGCTGGGCATTGCGCGGTTGTTGTCGTACCAGGTGGTCGATGAGCTTGCCAGTGGCCAGTTGCAGGTGGTGCTGGCTGACTTCGAAGAGGCGCCCTGGCCCATCCATGTGCTGCATCGCGAGAGCAAGTACGGGTCGGCGAAGGTCAGGACATTCATCGACATGCTGGCGCAGGAGCTACGGGCGCGACAGCTGGATTGAGATCGTACGACTTTATCTTTTTTGCCATGAAATAATAGTTGTTGTACGACGACCTATGACATGGCACTCTTTCACCTGAAACAATTTGTCTCAATTCGCCCTGCCGGCATTGAGGCAATCACCCGCACCTCTAAAAATAATATTCAGGTGATCCATGAAGATGAAAGGCATCCGTTGGTGGATGGTCAGCCTCGTCACGGCTGGACTCGTCGTCAACTACCTCGCCCGCAACACCCTCTCGGTGGCTGCCCCCACCCTGATGACCGACCTCTCCATCAGTACCGAGCAATACGCCAAGATCGTCGCCGCCTGGCAGGTGTGCTACGCCCTCATGCAGCCGATTGCCGGCTGGTTCATCGACTTCATCGGCACCAAGCTGGGCTTTGCGGTATTTGCCATGGCCTGGTCGCTGGCCTGTGCTGGTGCGGCCTTGGCGACAGGCTGGCAAAGCATGGCGTTCATGCGCGGCCTGCTGGGAATGACCGAGGCCGCCGGCCTGCCCGCCGGGGTCAAGGCCACCACCGAGTGGTTCCCGGCCAAGGAGCGCTCGGTGGCCATCGGCTGGTTCAACATTGGTTCGTCACTCGGTGCCTTGCTGGCGCCGCCGCTGGTGGTGTGGGCGATCCTGCACAGCGGCTGGCAGCTGGCCTTCGTCATCGTCGGGGTATCCGGCATCGTCTGGACCTTGCTGTGGATGCTGCTCTACAAGCACCCGCGCGATCAGAAGCGGTTGAGTGCCGAAGAGCGTGACTACATCCTCGCCGGCCAGGAAGCGCACTTCAAAGCCGAAAAACGCGAGAAGGGCGCGTGGAAGCGCATCTTCAAGACCCGCAACTTCTACGCCATCGCTTCGGCGCGCATCCTTTCGGAGCCGGCCTGGCAGACGTTCAACGCCTGGATCCCGCTGTACCTGATGACCGAGCGGCATATGAACATCAAGGAGGTGGCGATGTTCGCCTGGCTGCCGTTCCTGGCAGCCGACATCGGCTGCGTGCTCGGCGGCTACCTGAGTCCGCTGTTCCACCGTTACTGCAAGGTATCGTTGTTCACTTCGCGCAAGATGGTGCTGGTGTTCGGTGCCAGTTGCATGATCGGCCCGGCCTGCATCGGCTTGGTGGAAAGCCCGTACACCGCGATCCTGCTGCTGTGCATTGGCGGCTTTGCCCATCAGACGCTTTCGGGTGCGCTGTACTCGATCACTTCTGATTCATTCAGCAAGGACCAGGTGGCCACTGCGACCGGCATGGGCGGCATGTGCGGCTATCTGGGGGCTGCGGTGTTTACTTTGGTGTTTGGCATTTTGGTGACGCAGATCGGCTACAGCCCGCTGTTCGTGGTGCTGGCGGCGTTCGACATCGTGGCGGCGGTATTGGTGTGGAAGGTGGCGCGGGAGGTGCGGGTCGAGTCAGTTGATCGACAAGCTGCGGCGCCTGCAGAAGCCCTGGCTTAGGTTTAACGATGGTGGGGCCGCTTTGCGGCCCATCGCAGGCTGGCGCCAGCTCCCACGGGTTGGGTTTGTGTCCAGTTTCCCAAGGGTAGCCAGGTTGCCTGGGCAGCGGGGTAACCCGGTGGGAGCTGGCGAAGCCTGCGATTACAGCGGTTGGTACTGCAATCTGAACCCCAGGCTCATCTGCTCACCCTGCTGCAATAACCGCAACCCTGGCCGCCCCGGCAGGTGATGTGCGTTGATCGGGTGGCTGACCGGCTCGAAGCAGAAGAACGGTTGCCCCTGGGGGCAGAACAACAGGAAATGCTCGGCGTCGTTGGCACTGCACTCCAGACGATACCCCGCACTGGGCTGCTCGATGATGCAGCTCCCCGGCCAACCACTGAACGCATGATCGACGACAGTCGTCGGCAGGTGCCCTTGCGCATCGAAGCACCAGTTCTGAGGAATGTCGGCCTGGTAGGACGGCAGCCGACCCTCTTCACCCAGCCACACGTTTCGCGCCGATGCCTGCAGCCGGGTGTCGGGATAGCGTGGGAAATAGGGATGCAGCCCCAACCCGTACCAGGTAGCGGCCTGATCCAGATGCGTCACGTGCAAATCGAGCTGCAGGCACCCTTCATGCAGATGCACATCCAACGTTGCCCGGTAAGCGAATGGCAGCTCACTGTCGAGAGTCAGCCGGGCACGACGCTCGCTGTGATGCTCCACATGCCAGGCCTGCTGCCAGGCGCTGCCATGAATCGGGTAGGGGTCATGCGTGGTGTTGGGCGCTAATGCCTGCCAGCCATCTGGCCTGGCGAAACCGCCCTCGGCGATCCGGTTGGACCAGGGCGCCAGTGGGTAACATGCCAACCGACGCGGTGTTCCACTGGCCAGTGCGGCCTGGTCGGAGTGGCGCAGCAGCGCCTGCCCGGTGGCCTTCACTTCCCAGTTGATCAAGCTGGCGCCCAGGTCGGGAGTGAGGCTCAGACGGGTCAGACGGTCTTGCAGGTGCAGTTCGGTTACAGCCATCAACGGCTCCTTTCACAATGAAGGTCAGTTCGCCTTGCGGTAGGTCAGCAGCACGATCCCGCACACCACCACGGCACCGCCGATCAGTTGCAGGGCGCTCAGGCGCTGGTCGAGCAAGGCCCAGCCCAGCAGCAAGGTGGCGATCGGTTCGACGTTCATCACGGGTGCGTTCTGCGCCATGTTCAGCCGTGGCACGCAGACGAACAGCAGGGTAAACGCCAGGCCATACAGCACCACCAGGCTGGCCAGGGCCACCCAGCCTCCGGCGCTGCCCGGCAGAGACAAACCCGAGGGCATCACACCGCTCACACCTGCGACCAGCATGCTGGAGAACACCACCAGCAAGGTCAGCAGGCTGCGAACCGGCCCGCGCACGCTCGCCAGTTTGTGATCGGTGATCCACAAACCGCAGGCGAAGGCACACGCGGCGCAGAATGCCAGGCTGATGCCCAGGGCCCAGTGCGGGTTGGCATCGCTGCTGTCGGCCAGCCGCGCCGGTACGTCCAGTGCCAGCACCAGACCGCAGAGAATCAGCCCCATGAACAACACCGTGCGGCCAGTCGGGCGCGGCCCACCCAGTGCCCAGCTGAGCAGCGCCAGCAACATCGGAAAAGTGTTGCCCACCAGCAGCGCCAGGGCCACCGGAATGCGCGCCACCGCCGAATACAGGCACAGGCTCTGGGTGGCGATCAGCAAGCCGAGCAGTAACTGCCAGCCTCGGGTGCCAGCAGGCAGGCTCATGCCCTGGCGTTGCCACACCAGCAGGCAGGCCAGTACCAGGAAGGTGATGCCGGAGCGGCAGAGAATGGCCAGCAGTACGCCGGTGCCGTCATCGAAAGCGATGCGTGCGGCGATGTGGTTGGCGGCGAACGAGCAGGCCAGCAGCGCCAGGAGGGCTATGGCCAGCTTGCGGGGGAACAGGGTTGCAGCGGAGGAAGCGAAAGCCATGTGCAGGGTCCATTTGCAGAAACAGGCGGGCCGCACAGCGGACCGCCTGTTGGTCATTACAACACGACGCTAGGCAGCCACAGCGAGATTGCAGGAATGTAGGTCACCGCCATCAGCACCAGGAACAGCGCCAGGTAGAACGGCAGCAGCGCCTTCACCGTGGCCTCGATACTCACTTTGCCGATGGCCGACCCGACGAACAGCACAGCCCCCACCGGCGGTGTGATCAGGCCTATGCCCAGGTTCACCAGCATGATCATGCCGAAGTGCACCGGGTCCACGCCGATACCGGTGATCACCGGCAGCAGGATAGGCGTGAGGATCAGGATCAGCGGCGCCATGTCCATCACCGTGCCCAACAGCAGCAGCATGAAGTTGATGCACATGAGGATCACATAGCGGTTGTCCGACAGGGTCAGGAACGCGGTGGTGATCTTCGACGGGATCTGCATCAGGGTCATCACGTAGCCGAAGCTGGCCGCGAAGCCGATCAGAATCATCACGATGGAAATGGTGCGTACCGTGCGGTGCATCAGCTTGGGCAGGTCGCGCCACTTGTAGTCGCGGTAGATGAACATGGTCACGAAGAACGACCACACCACGGCCACGGCAGCCGACTCGGTGGCGGTGAACACGCCTGAGAGAATGCCGCCGAGAATGATCACCATGGCCATCAGGCCCCAGAGCGCCTCGCCAGCGATCTTCAGCGCCTGGCGCAGCGGAATCACCTCGCCCTTGGGGTAGTTGCGCTTCTTGGCGAAGATCAGGCACAGGCCCATCATCACCGCGCTCAGCAGCAGCCCAGGCATCACACCCGCCATGAACAGCGAGGCGATCGACACCGTGCCGCCGGCCGCCAGCGAGTACAGCACCGAGTTGTGGCTGGGCGGGGTCAGCAGTGCCTGCACCGAGCCGCTGACCGTGACGGCGGTGGAGAACTCGCGCGGGTAGCCCTTGCGCTCCATTTCCGGGATCAGCACCGAACCGACCGACGCGGTGTCGGCCACCGACGAGCCGGAGATGGCGCCGAAGAAGGTCGAGGCGGTGATGTTGACCAGTGACAGGCCACCGCGCACGAAGCCCACCAGCACCCCGGCAAACGCCACCAGCCGGCGTGACATGCCGCCCTCGGCCATGATCGCGCCGGCCAGCACGAAGAACGGAATGGCCAGCAGCGAGAACTTGTTAACCCCGCTGGCGACCTGAATCATCATCGCCTGCAGCGGGATGTCGATCCACCAGGCGCCGACCAGCGCCGCCATGCCCAGCGCATAGGCCACCGGCATGCCCAGCAGAATGAGCAGGATGAAGCTGCCCAACAGAATGAACGCATCCATTTATGCCGCTCCTTCGTTTTCTTCCACCAGGTCGAAGCGCACCACCTTGCGGTTGCTCTGGTCGCCCAGCACGAGTTTTTCCAGCACGAAGATCAGGGTCAGTACGCCACCGACCGGGATCGGCGCATAGCTCATGCCCACGCGCACCGCAGGCAGCGAGGCCATGTACTGGTTCCAGGTGGTGATGCACAGCTTGGTGCCGTACCAGGTCATGAACACGCACACCACGACCATCAGCAGTTGCACCAGCACGGCTACCAGCTGGCGCGTCGGCGCAGGCAGCCGGTCGGTGACCATCGCCACTGCCATGTGCGCGCCGGCCCGGTAGCTGGCGGCGGCGCCGACGAAGGTGAACAGCACCATCAGCAGAATGGCCACCGGCTCTGGCCAACTGGAGCCGGTACCCAGGACGTAGCGGGCGAAGATGCCCCAGGGAATGATCAGCGACATGGCCAGGACCGAAAGGCCCGCGAGCCAGATACAGCTGCTGTACAACGTGTCGTTCACACGCAGGAAAAGGTTTTTCATAGGCATCACCGAAGCTGCAGGGCGGCCAAGGCCGCGCTGCAGGCGTCATCTGGGAACGGAGCCGGCGTTATTGAACGTCGGCGATACGCTTCATCAGGTCGGCGTATTGCGCGCCGTACTTCTCCCGCACCGGGGCGGTGGCGTCGTAGAACGGCTTCTTGTCGACGGCGATGAACTCGACACCGGCGGCCTTGAGCTTTTCCTCACTGGCGGTGGACTTGGCGTCCCACAGCGCGCGCTCTTCCATCTGTGCTTCGCGGGCGACCTTCTTGACCAGTTCCTGCTGTTCGGGGGTCAACTTGTTCCAGGTGGTCTTGGACATCACCACCGGCTCCGGCAGGATCAGGTGGCCGGTCAGGGTGTAGTACTTGGCGTTCTGGAAGTGGTTGTGTTCGAGCAGGGTGGGCGGATTGTTCTCGGCACCGTCGATGACGCCGGTCTGCAAGGCGCTGAAGATCTCGCCGGTGTCCATGGCGATGCCGTTGCCGCCCATGGCGTTCATCATGTCGATGAACACCGGGTTGCCCTGCACGCGAATCTTCATGCCCTTGAGGTCGTCGATGCTGCGCACCGGGTGCTTGGTGTAGATGTTGCGGGTGCCGCCATCCATCCAGGCCAGGGCCACCAGGTTGAATTCGGAGTTGGTGATCTTGTCGAGGATCTCCTGGCCGATTTGGCCATCGATGACTTTGCGCATGTGTTCATGGTCGCGGAACACGAACGGCATGTTGAACACGTTCACGTCAGGCACCACCGGGCCGACGATACCCAGGCTCACGCGGGTCATCTGCACGGCACCGATCTGTGCCTGCTCGATGACTTCCTTCTCGGAGCCGAGTACCCCACCTGCGAACATCTTGAAGGTGATCTCGCCCTTGCTGGCGGCTTCGAGTTTCTTGCCCATGTTCTGTTCGGCGACCACGGTCGGGTAGCCGGCCGGGTGGATCTCGGCGAACTTGATGTCCAGCGCCGAAGCGGTGGAGGAGAGGGTGAAGGCGAACGGGAGTACAGCAAGAAGCAGCTTGCGTTTGAACGTCATGATGAAACTCCGTGTTTTTTATTATCTGGTTTCGTTCGTGTCGGTGCAGGTGCGGCAGTTTGGTGTTCAGCCCCGGTAGGCAGGTTCCTCCAGGCCTTTGACGCCAGGGTTCAGGGCAAATACCCCTCCAGCCAGAGGCTGGTCGGAGAGGTCGATGCCCGAGGGGCGGATCGAAGTGACGAACAGGGTGTCGAGGTTGGCGCCACCGAAGGCGCACATCGCCGGCTTTTTCACCGGCACACTGAGCGAGCGGTCGAGACGGCCGTCGGGGGTGAAACGGTGGATCTGTCCGGCGTCATTGCCGCAGATCCAGTAGCAGCCGTCCTCGTCGATGGCGGCGCCGTCGGGGCGACCGGGGTAGGCGCGCATGTCGACGAACAGTCGCTGGTTGCGCGGGGTGCCGCTGTCGATGTCGTAGTCGAAAGCCCAGATCTTCTGCACGTTGGGGTGCGAGTCGGACAGGTACATGCGCGTGCCGTCGGGGCTGAAGGCCAGGCCGTTGGGGACGATCATGTCCTTGAGTTGCAGGTGCAGTCGGCCTTCACCGTCGTGGCGGTACAAGGCGCCGACATGTGCGCCTTGCTGCATGTCCATCAGCATGGTGCCGGCCCAGAAGCGGCCCTGGCGGTCGCAGCGGCCATCGTTGAAGCGCATGCCGTGCTGGGCATGCTCGACGGCGCTGAGCAGGGCGCTGTCGAGGATGCCGTCCGGTTTGCTTCGCACTTGAAAGATGCCGCTCTCCATGCCTGCGACCCAGCCTTGTTCGCTGCGGGCGATGCAGGCGAGCATTTCATCGCCTTGCCAGACCTGATGGCTGCCGTCCGCCTGCCAGCGATGCAGCTGGCGAGCGGGAATGTCGACCCAGTACAGGGCTTGTTCGGTGGGGTGCCACACAGGGCTCTCGCCGGTGCCGTTGCGGGCGTCGACGATCAGTTCGCAGTTCATGGCTGTGCCTCCTGGCGCGCTGGGGATCAGTTGAACGGCCCGGCCACGGCGAAAGCGCCGCCCTGGTAGACCATGCTCGGATCATCGGCGGCGGGCGCCGGTTGGGCCTCCACGGCTTCGCGGAACACCTCGGAAGTGTCCTTGGGCGCATAGCCCAGGTGTGCGGCGTGACGGTTGTCCCACCACACCGTACGGTTGTCGGAGGCGCCATAGACCACGGTATGGCCGACGTCGGGCGTGAACAGCCCGCGCTCGATCAGCTGGACCAGGTCGTCGTAGCTCAGCCAGGTGCAGAGCATGCGTGGGTTCTGCGGCTGCGGGAAGGAGGAGCCGATGCGGATGCTCACGGTCTCGATGCCATAGCGGTCGAAGTAGAAGCTGGCGACATCCTCGCCGTAGCACTTGGACAGCCCGTAGTAGCTGTCGGGACGGCGCGGGGAGTGGGCGTCGATGCGTTCGTCCTGGCGGTAGAAACCGATGGTGTGGTTGGAGCTGGCGAAGATGATGCGTTTGACCCCGTGCTTGCGCGCCGCCTCGTAGACGTGGAACACGCCGCAGATGTTGGGGCCGAGGATGTCTTCGAAGGAGTGCTCGGTGGACACGCCGCCGAAGTGGATGATGGCGTCCACGCCTTCGACCAGTGCATGTACGGCGGCCTTGTCGGCGAGGTCGCAGGTCACCACTTCTTCACGGGGGCCCGCAGCGGGTGCCATCGGGCTGATATCGGAAAGGCGCAGGACCTCGGCGTAGCCTTGCAGGCGTTCGCGAAGGACCTTGCCCAGGCCGCCTGCGGCTCCAGTGAGCAGCAGGCGATTGAGGGGAGTAGGGGTCATGGCCGGCTCTTGTTGTTAATTGTTGTAGGTTGTCGTATGACTGCGCTGATTATCGGTAGTGATTTCCGGGGTTGTCAATGCTGCTTGAGTCGCTTGTGCCGACTTCTTCGCGGGTAAACCCGCTCCCACAGGTTCAGTGGTGCTTGCATGGGCCCTGTGGGAGCGGGTTTACCCGCGAAGGGCCGCAGCGCGGCCCCGATCAAAGCAACGACAAGGGATAGTTGAAAATCAACCGGTTCTCGTCGAACTCGTTGTTGCTGTAATCCCGACGGATGCTCGAGTTGCGCCATTTCACGCTCAAGTCCTTGAACGCCCCGCTCTGGATCACATACGCCAGCTCCGTTTCCCGTACCCACTCCTTGCCATCGGTCACCGCCCCGGTGTGCACATCCTGACCACTGATATACCGGTTCATCAACGTCAACCCAGGCACCCCGACGGTGACGAAGTTGAAGTCATGGCGTACCTGCCACGAGCGCTCGTTGGCGTTGTCGAAGCTGGAGTTGTAGCTATCGTTGGCCAAAGTACCGCCGCTGGTGCCATTGACCCGCATCCAGGTGTCGCCATCGACTTTCTGCAGGCCAACCCAGAAGGTGTTGCCGCCGTACTTGGCCGACAGCATCGCCGAGTAGGTATCGTTGTCCAGTTTCCCCGCCCGCTCTGATCCGTCTTCACCACCGTGGAAGTAGCCCAGGTTGGCACCCAGGGTCCAGCTGCCCACCGGCTGGCTGTGGCTCAACTGCAGATACTGCTGTTCGTAGACGTCCTTGAGTACGGCATTCCACAACCCCACCAGGGTGCGGTCCTGGTTGAACTTGTACTCGCCGCCGACGAAGTTGAAGCGGTCCGACACCCCGCCGCCGTAGCTCATGTCCTCCATGCTCGCATCGTTGCGCGGGCTGTTGCCGCGGAACTGGCCGCCATACAGGGTCAGCCCGGCGATTTCATTCGAGGTCACCTGGCCGCCACGGAAGGTCTGCGGCAGCGAGCGGCCATCGTCCGAGCGCAGGATCGGCAGCACCGGCATCCACTCGCCGATCTTCAGTTCGGTCTTGGAAATACGCGCCTTGCCCGCCACCGCCAAACGCCCGTAGTCATCCGCCGGCCGGCCATCGTCATGGCGTGGCAGCAGCGCGGTGCCGTAGGTGCCGCCACCGCCATCGAGCTTCACCGACCACAGCCCCAGCACGTCCACGCCGAACCCCACCGGCCCTTCGGTGAACCCGGAGCGGGCGTCGAGGATGAAGCTCTGGGTCCATTCCTCTGCCTTGCTTTGCGGGTTGCTGGGGTTGGTGAAGTTGCGGTTGATGTAGAAGTTGCGCAGGCCCAGCGTGGCCTTGGCGTCTTCGACGAAGCCCTCGGCCATGCTGATGCCGGGCAGGCTGCCCAGCAAGCCGGCGCCGAACAGGGCGAAGGGAAGGGTTCTTTGGCAGATATTCATTGTTGTTGTGCTCCACAAAAGGGTGTGGCGGCCCGTCCACCGGGCACGCGCATGCGGCCTGCGGCAGGGGCGGGTGAGTACGGAGGGTGCGACGATGTTCGGGCGCTAGGTGCCCGTCGGAGGAATAAGCGGGATGTGCGAAATGCGAGGGTGGGGCGCGATGGGTGTCGACATGGGTTCGTCCACTGATTGTTGTTTTTGTTATGTGTTGTCGTACAACTTTAGCGATTATTAGCAAGTGCTGACGGGTGTGTCAACGCCTCGGAATGTGTGGATTCGCTGTATTTGTTGGGTTTTTCGCATGCGATGGCTCTAGCGTGGGAATCTGATGAGATCCTACGACTAAGGTGGGGTTTTCACTGGCCTCATCGCCGGCAAGCCGGCTCCTACGGGTAGTGTGATGACCTCAGGATCAGCGCGTTCCCTGTGGGAGCCGGCTTGCCGGCGATGAGACCAGTGAAAACCCCACGGAACCAAGCACATTCGATCATGTCTCACTGCCACCAGAGACATGACGTTTCACCTACCCAAGGCAAGGAGGCTTTACCATGCAAACCACCCCACCCACGTCCACTGGCAAGCTGCTTGGCACTTACGGCTACGGCAAAGCCCTGATCATCAGCATGATCACCCTCGGCAGCATCTTCCTCGGCCTGGCCGCTTTCGTCGGCTACCTCGGCTTCGCCAGCACACTGCAATTCAACGGTCCCAAGAATATTTTCTACGTCACCATCGCCCTGTTGGCCGTGCTGGGCTTGAGCATGTTCGCCCTGGCCCTGTGGCAGAAGACGCTGCGCAAGAACCGCTACGAGGTGTATGAAAAAGGAATCTGCCAGGTCACCGGCAGCGACCGCGACTACGTGCCGTTCAGCGAAATCAACGACCTTTATCTGTTCGCTTCGGGCCAGACGGCTGCCGCTGGCCTGATCAACAACCTGGCTTATCGCCGCAACGACAGCGAACCGTTCCGCCGTGCCAACGCCCACCTCAAAGGCCTGTATGGCTTCATCGAGCAGGTGTGCGGATTGCACGTCAACGAACGCCTGCCAGCCGTCCTGGCCACGCTGGCGCAAGGTGGGTCGGTGCAGTTCAACTACGTGAACACCGCCCAGGTGTGGGGTAAGCGCGTCAGTGGCAACTTCACCCAGGTGGCCACCAAGCCGATCGTGTTGACCCGCGACACGCTCGAAGTGGATGGCCGTGCTGTGTCTCTGAACAGCTTGCGCAGCATCGACCTCAGCAACTGGACAGAACTGGTGGTGATCAAGGACGAAAGCGGCCAGACGGTGTTGTCCACCGTGGGCAACGGCATCATGAGTTTCGACCTGTTCCTCAGCACCTTGTACAGCTTGCTTGAAGTGCGCGAAGCGCAACAGGCAGGCGGCACAGTGACGGCTTGAGCTGCAAGCGGGCTGGCGCGCCGCAGTGATGTCCGTTTTTGCGGGTGACTCGATCGCTATAGATGCTACACTCCTCGTCGGCCTCGCCCTCGACCACGCGACTGGCATGACCACGTCGGGCCCTTGATTGGCCCCTTTCTGGCGTGGGCGAGGCCTCTTCTTAGCCGTTCTGGCTCCGAGTTTCGATGTTTCAAGAGTGTCAGCCACCACCTCCAGTGAACCCGGTTGCCGCATTTAGACGTACAGGGAAACCGTCAGAAGTCTTCATCCGAGATTTGCTTTAGGCGCACACGGTGTTCGGTGGCATAGGGCGCGGGTGAGGGCACGGTGATGTCCTTGAAGACTTCGTCCAGCAAACCGAGATGCCACAGGGCCGTCATGTAGTTACGCATTTCCACGCAAGGACTACCGGCTTCGATTTTTCCCAGGGTGGTGGTGGACAGCCCCGTTTGCGCGGCAAGATCCTTTTGGCGGATTTTGCGCTCAAGGCGCCTAGTTTTGATCAATAGCCCGATTTTCATGAGCCTGTCGGCACACATCAAGGGGAAAACCAGCATTTTAAGGCCTGTCATAAGTGTCCTTACCTGACTTAAGGGCTGTTACAGCGGCTCTTATGTCGTTTAGAAGGGCTAGCCTTCAGCGCTCCCTGTAAGAGG encodes:
- a CDS encoding helix-turn-helix domain-containing protein, with amino-acid sequence MTGLKMLVFPLMCADRLMKIGLLIKTRRLERKIRQKDLAAQTGLSTTTLGKIEAGSPCVEMRNYMTALWHLGLLDEVFKDITVPSPAPYATEHRVRLKQISDEDF